A genome region from Carassius gibelio isolate Cgi1373 ecotype wild population from Czech Republic chromosome A23, carGib1.2-hapl.c, whole genome shotgun sequence includes the following:
- the LOC127944258 gene encoding succinate dehydrogenase [ubiquinone] iron-sulfur subunit, mitochondrial-like — protein MLACISFTRSAVAFRNFRTLVLVRYAQTAAAPEPKIKTFQIYRWDPDTPGDKPRMQTYEVDLNTCGPMVLDALIKIKNEMDPTLTFRRSCREGICGSCAMNINGGNTLACLNKIDTNTSKVMKIYPLPHMYVVKDLVPDMSNFYAQYKSIEPYLKKKDESKQGKEQYLQSIEDRQKLDGLYECILCACCSTSCPSYWWNGDKYLGPAVLMQAYRWMIDSRDEFTEERLSKLQDPFSLYRCHTIMNCTKTCPKGLNPGKAIAEIKKMMATYKEKRLSAI, from the exons ATGTTAGCTTGCATTTCTTTTACTCGCAGTGCTGTTGCTTTTCGCAACTTTAGGACGTTGGTG CTGGTGCGGTATGCCCAGACAGCAGCTGCCCCTGAgccaaaaataaagacatttcagATTTACAGATGGGACCCTGACACACCTGGAGACAAGCCCCGCATGCAAACCTATGAGGTTGATTTGAACAC ATGTGGTCCAATGGTTCTTGATGCTctcatcaaaattaaaaatgaaatggacCCAACACTCACCTTTAGACGCTCATGTAGAGAgg GTATCTGTGGCTCATGTGCTATGAACATCAATGGGGGCAACACCTTAGCCTGCTTAAACAAAATAGATACAAATACCAGCAAAGTGATGAAGATTTACCCCCTGCCTCACATGTATGTGGTGAAAGATCTTGTTCCT GATATGAGCAATTTTTATGCACAGTACAAGTCCATCGAGCCGTATTTAAAAAAGAAGGACGAGTCAAAGCAGGGAAAAGAGCAGTACCTCCAGTCAATCGAGGACCGCCAAAAGCTG GATGGTTTGTATGAATGCATTCTGTGTGCGTGCTGCAGCACTAGTTGTCCGAGTTACTGGTGGAATGGAGACAAGTACCTTGGTCCAGCTGTGCTCATgcag GCGTATAGGTGGATGATTGACTCTCGAGATGAGTTTACAGAAGAGCGTCTGTCCAAATTACAGGACCCTTTCTCCCTCTACCGCTGTCACACAATAATGAACTGTACAAAGACATGTCCAAAG GGACTCAATCCTGGAAAAGCCATAGCAGAAATTAAGAAAATGATGGCAACTTATAAAGAAAAGAGATTGTCTGCCATCTGA